The following coding sequences are from one Odontesthes bonariensis isolate fOdoBon6 chromosome 10, fOdoBon6.hap1, whole genome shotgun sequence window:
- the spryd4 gene encoding SPRY domain-containing protein 4, producing MATPVGVARLCRLAGRSVSSLSARHRRAVSLPARTCFISTTTGNNLQFRLDERTAHSSLDLFKKDTGVIYRMLGLDPSRVQDNPERFRDWAVVFADERIGSGRHYWEVTVKKSQEFRLGVAEVQMSREDCVGTNNCSWVFGYAQRKWFAMTNSKIVPVTLVGKPDRVGILLDYEAGLLVLVDIEKPRIIHALRAQFKGPLCPAFGIWDGELLTHSGLEEPEGLK from the exons atggcGACACCCGTTGGAGTTGCCCGTCTCTGTCGCTTGGCAGGACGAAGTGTGTCCTCTCTGTCAGCCAGACACAGGCGAGCCGTCAGCCTACCAGCGAGAACATGCTTCATATCCACAACGACGGGGAACA ATCTGCAGTTCAGACTTGATGAGCGCACGGCCCACAGCAGCCTGGACCTCTTCAAGAAAGACACGGGCGTCATTTACCGCATGTTGGGCCTTGACCCCAGTCGTGTCCAAGACAATCCTGAGCGCTTCCGTGACTGGGCCGTCGTGTTTGCCGATGAGAGGATCGGCAGCGGACGACACTATTGGGAGGTGACCGTCAAAAAGTCTCAAGAATTTCGTCTCGGTGTTGCAGAGGTGCAGATGTCCCGAGAGGACTGTGTGGGCACCAACAACTGCTCCTGGGTGTTTGGCTATGCTCAGCGGAAGTGGTTTGCCATGACCAACAGTAAGATAGTTCCTGTGACGCTGGTGGGAAAGCCTGACCGTGTAGGGATCCTTCTTGACTATGAAGCAGGCCTCTTGGTGCTGGTGGACATCGAGAAGCCCCGTATCATTCACGCTCTCAGAGCTCAGTTCAAGGGCCCTCTGTGTCCTGCGTTTGGAATTTGGGATGGGGAGCTGCTCACACACTCTGGTCTGGAGGAGCCAGAAGGCCTGAAGTGA
- the gls2a gene encoding glutaminase kidney isoform, mitochondrial isoform X5 gives MHCLKSLRTANPGILLLFKNAVISARVGADTSRSQQPALLSNWAASPHTHKAIHQKGPDVDKGHSKNQLMSSMEDLLFYTITDGKEMIPLSVFFSALKKTGLLTSDPRLRDCVHQMRQSTRDSVGPVMMDKKLFRRYSVGDTKIPFCLQSCVKPLEYAIAVHELGSDHVHQFVGKEPSGFKFNKLSLNEEDKPHNPMVNAGAIVISSLIKPHSNKAARFDHVMDFLNSMAGTEYVGFSNATFQSERETGDRNYAIGYYLKEKKCFPDNADMTAALDFYFQLCSIEITCESGSVMAATLANGGICPITGDRVLSAEAVRNTLSLMHSCGMYDFSGQFAFHVGLPAKSGVSGAVLLVVPNVMGMLCWSPPLDRLGNSVRGIHFCQDLVSHFNFHNYDNLRHFTKKHDPRRGSDDDPNKSVVNLMFAAYSGDVTALRRFALSAVDMEQRDYDSRTALHVAAAEGHEDAVTFLTEICKVNPYIKDRWGNTPLDDAMQFGHDVVVSVLHKYQSEYTDSVSPSNTAEQKTTLDTMKSTL, from the exons ATGCATTGCCTGAAAAGCCTGAGGACAGCCAACCCGGGAATCCTGCTGCTATTTAAAAATGCAGTCATCTCCGCTAGAGTTGGAGCTGACACGTCCAGAAGTCAGCAACCTGCTCTGTTATCCAACTGGGCCGCATCACCCCACACCCACAAAGCCATTCATCAAAAGGGTCCTGATGTGGACAAGGGGCACTCCAA AAATCAGTTGATGTCCAGTATGGAGGACTTACTTTTCTACACCATCACTGATGGCAAAGAGATGATTCCCCTCTCCGTTTTCTTCTCA GCTTTGAAAAAAACAGGTTTGTTAACTTCAGACCCTCGGCTGCGTGACTGCGTTCATCAGATGCGACAGTCCACACGTGACTCTGTTGGACCAGTcatgatggacaagaagctCTTCAGAAG ATACTCAGTGGGTGACACCAAGATTCCTTTTTGCCTGCAGTCGTGTGTGAAGCCTTTGGAGTATGCCATTGCTGTCCACGAGCTTGGTAGTGACCATGTTCACCAATTTGTGGGCAAAGAACCAAGTGGATTCAAGTTCAACAAACTGTCACTAAATGAGGAAG ATAAGCCACACAACCCCATGGTGAATGCCGGAGCTATCGTAATCAGTTCTTTGATTAAG CCTCATTCAAATAAGGCTGCGAGGTTTGACCAT GTGATGGATTTCCTGAATAGCATGGCTGGCACAGAGTATGTGGGATTCAGCAATGCAAC tttCCAGTCAGAGAGGGAGACTGGCGATAGAAATTATGCAATTGGTTATTACCTTAAAGAGAAGAAg TGCTTTCCTGACAATGCAGATATGACTGCAGCTCTTGACTTCTACTTTCAG TTGTGTTCCATAGAGATAACCTGTGAGTCAGGAAGTGTCATGGCTGCTACGCTGGCCAATGGGGGAATTTGCCCAATCACAGGTGACCGCGTGTTAAGTGCCGAAGCCGTGCGCAACACCCTAAGTCTCATGCATTCCTGCGGCATGTACGACTTTTCCGGACAGTTTGCCTTCCAT GTGGGTCTGCCGGCAAAATCTGGAGTTTCAGGGGCTGTGCTGCTAGTGGTTCCCAATGTCATGGGTATGCTGTGTTGGTCTCCGCCGTTAGATCGGCTTGGAAACAGCGTTCGCGGCATTCACTTCTGTCAG GACCTTGTGTCTCACTTCAACTTCCACAATTACGACAACCTGAGGCACTTCACTAAGAAACACGACCCCAGGAGAGGATCAGATGATGATCCA AACAAGTCAGTGGTGAACTTGATGTTTGCAGCATACAGCGGTGACGTCACTGCTTTGAGGAG GTTTGCCCTTTCAGCTGTGGACATGGAGCAGAGAGACTATGACTCGCGCACAGCTCTCCACGTCGCTGCTGCAGAAG GCCATGAAGACGCTGTGACCTTCCTGACTGAAATATGTAAAGTGAATCCCTACATCAAAGACAG ATGGGGCAACACACCCCTTGATGACGCCATGCAGTTTGGCCATGATGTTGTTGTTTCAGTCCTGCATAAGTACCAGAGCGAGTACACCGACAGCGTCTCACCAAGCAACACCGCAGAGCAGAAGACCACACTGGACACAATGAAGAGTACTCTTTAA
- the gls2a gene encoding glutaminase kidney isoform, mitochondrial isoform X2 encodes MYGYTVVNTTPFHFHFSRLLTNRRGVRRCKLCRPRRNQLMSSMEDLLFYTITDGKEMIPLSVFFSALKKTGLLTSDPRLRDCVHQMRQSTRDSVGPVMMDKKLFRRCVGNNILLLTKAFRKKFIIPNFEEFTHQISRMYESAHQQTRGQVADYIPQLAKFSHELWGVSLCTIDGQRYSVGDTKIPFCLQSCVKPLEYAIAVHELGSDHVHQFVGKEPSGFKFNKLSLNEEDKPHNPMVNAGAIVISSLIKPHSNKAARFDHVMDFLNSMAGTEYVGFSNATFQSERETGDRNYAIGYYLKEKKCFPDNADMTAALDFYFQLCSIEITCESGSVMAATLANGGICPITGDRVLSAEAVRNTLSLMHSCGMYDFSGQFAFHVGLPAKSGVSGAVLLVVPNVMGMLCWSPPLDRLGNSVRGIHFCQDLVSHFNFHNYDNLRHFTKKHDPRRGSDDDPNKSVVNLMFAAYSGDVTALRRFALSAVDMEQRDYDSRTALHVAAAEGHEDAVTFLTEICKVNPYIKDRWGNTPLDDAMQFGHDVVVSVLHKYQSEYTDSVSPSNTAEQKTTLDTMKSTL; translated from the exons atgtacggttacactgtcgtaaatacaacaccctttcactttcacttttcacgtttgttgacgaaccggcgaggagttagaaggtgcaagctatgtcgaccaagaag AAATCAGTTGATGTCCAGTATGGAGGACTTACTTTTCTACACCATCACTGATGGCAAAGAGATGATTCCCCTCTCCGTTTTCTTCTCA GCTTTGAAAAAAACAGGTTTGTTAACTTCAGACCCTCGGCTGCGTGACTGCGTTCATCAGATGCGACAGTCCACACGTGACTCTGTTGGACCAGTcatgatggacaagaagctCTTCAGAAG GTGTGTGGGTAACAACATCCTGTTGTTGACTAAGGCTTTCAGAAAAAAATTTATCATCCCCAACTTTGAAGAGTTTACCCACCAGATCAGTAGGATGTATGAGAGTGCACATCAGCAAACGAGAGGACAG GTAGCTGATTACATTCCTCAGCTGGCTAAGTTCAGCCATGAACTCTGGGGTGTGTCTCTGTGCACAATTGATGGGCAGAG ATACTCAGTGGGTGACACCAAGATTCCTTTTTGCCTGCAGTCGTGTGTGAAGCCTTTGGAGTATGCCATTGCTGTCCACGAGCTTGGTAGTGACCATGTTCACCAATTTGTGGGCAAAGAACCAAGTGGATTCAAGTTCAACAAACTGTCACTAAATGAGGAAG ATAAGCCACACAACCCCATGGTGAATGCCGGAGCTATCGTAATCAGTTCTTTGATTAAG CCTCATTCAAATAAGGCTGCGAGGTTTGACCAT GTGATGGATTTCCTGAATAGCATGGCTGGCACAGAGTATGTGGGATTCAGCAATGCAAC tttCCAGTCAGAGAGGGAGACTGGCGATAGAAATTATGCAATTGGTTATTACCTTAAAGAGAAGAAg TGCTTTCCTGACAATGCAGATATGACTGCAGCTCTTGACTTCTACTTTCAG TTGTGTTCCATAGAGATAACCTGTGAGTCAGGAAGTGTCATGGCTGCTACGCTGGCCAATGGGGGAATTTGCCCAATCACAGGTGACCGCGTGTTAAGTGCCGAAGCCGTGCGCAACACCCTAAGTCTCATGCATTCCTGCGGCATGTACGACTTTTCCGGACAGTTTGCCTTCCAT GTGGGTCTGCCGGCAAAATCTGGAGTTTCAGGGGCTGTGCTGCTAGTGGTTCCCAATGTCATGGGTATGCTGTGTTGGTCTCCGCCGTTAGATCGGCTTGGAAACAGCGTTCGCGGCATTCACTTCTGTCAG GACCTTGTGTCTCACTTCAACTTCCACAATTACGACAACCTGAGGCACTTCACTAAGAAACACGACCCCAGGAGAGGATCAGATGATGATCCA AACAAGTCAGTGGTGAACTTGATGTTTGCAGCATACAGCGGTGACGTCACTGCTTTGAGGAG GTTTGCCCTTTCAGCTGTGGACATGGAGCAGAGAGACTATGACTCGCGCACAGCTCTCCACGTCGCTGCTGCAGAAG GCCATGAAGACGCTGTGACCTTCCTGACTGAAATATGTAAAGTGAATCCCTACATCAAAGACAG ATGGGGCAACACACCCCTTGATGACGCCATGCAGTTTGGCCATGATGTTGTTGTTTCAGTCCTGCATAAGTACCAGAGCGAGTACACCGACAGCGTCTCACCAAGCAACACCGCAGAGCAGAAGACCACACTGGACACAATGAAGAGTACTCTTTAA
- the gls2a gene encoding glutaminase liver isoform, mitochondrial isoform X3, whose translation MHCLKSLRTANPGILLLFKNAVISARVGADTSRSQQPALLSNWAASPHTHKAIHQKGPDVDKGHSKNQLMSSMEDLLFYTITDGKEMIPLSVFFSALKKTGLLTSDPRLRDCVHQMRQSTRDSVGPVMMDKKLFRRCVGNNILLLTKAFRKKFIIPNFEEFTHQISRMYESAHQQTRGQSCVKPLEYAIAVHELGSDHVHQFVGKEPSGFKFNKLSLNEEDKPHNPMVNAGAIVISSLIKPHSNKAARFDHVMDFLNSMAGTEYVGFSNATFQSERETGDRNYAIGYYLKEKKCFPDNADMTAALDFYFQLCSIEITCESGSVMAATLANGGICPITGDRVLSAEAVRNTLSLMHSCGMYDFSGQFAFHVGLPAKSGVSGAVLLVVPNVMGMLCWSPPLDRLGNSVRGIHFCQDLVSHFNFHNYDNLRHFTKKHDPRRGSDDDPNKSVVNLMFAAYSGDVTALRRFALSAVDMEQRDYDSRTALHVAAAEGHEDAVTFLTEICKVNPYIKDRWGNTPLDDAMQFGHDVVVSVLHKYQSEYTDSVSPSNTAEQKTTLDTMKSTL comes from the exons ATGCATTGCCTGAAAAGCCTGAGGACAGCCAACCCGGGAATCCTGCTGCTATTTAAAAATGCAGTCATCTCCGCTAGAGTTGGAGCTGACACGTCCAGAAGTCAGCAACCTGCTCTGTTATCCAACTGGGCCGCATCACCCCACACCCACAAAGCCATTCATCAAAAGGGTCCTGATGTGGACAAGGGGCACTCCAA AAATCAGTTGATGTCCAGTATGGAGGACTTACTTTTCTACACCATCACTGATGGCAAAGAGATGATTCCCCTCTCCGTTTTCTTCTCA GCTTTGAAAAAAACAGGTTTGTTAACTTCAGACCCTCGGCTGCGTGACTGCGTTCATCAGATGCGACAGTCCACACGTGACTCTGTTGGACCAGTcatgatggacaagaagctCTTCAGAAG GTGTGTGGGTAACAACATCCTGTTGTTGACTAAGGCTTTCAGAAAAAAATTTATCATCCCCAACTTTGAAGAGTTTACCCACCAGATCAGTAGGATGTATGAGAGTGCACATCAGCAAACGAGAGGACAG TCGTGTGTGAAGCCTTTGGAGTATGCCATTGCTGTCCACGAGCTTGGTAGTGACCATGTTCACCAATTTGTGGGCAAAGAACCAAGTGGATTCAAGTTCAACAAACTGTCACTAAATGAGGAAG ATAAGCCACACAACCCCATGGTGAATGCCGGAGCTATCGTAATCAGTTCTTTGATTAAG CCTCATTCAAATAAGGCTGCGAGGTTTGACCAT GTGATGGATTTCCTGAATAGCATGGCTGGCACAGAGTATGTGGGATTCAGCAATGCAAC tttCCAGTCAGAGAGGGAGACTGGCGATAGAAATTATGCAATTGGTTATTACCTTAAAGAGAAGAAg TGCTTTCCTGACAATGCAGATATGACTGCAGCTCTTGACTTCTACTTTCAG TTGTGTTCCATAGAGATAACCTGTGAGTCAGGAAGTGTCATGGCTGCTACGCTGGCCAATGGGGGAATTTGCCCAATCACAGGTGACCGCGTGTTAAGTGCCGAAGCCGTGCGCAACACCCTAAGTCTCATGCATTCCTGCGGCATGTACGACTTTTCCGGACAGTTTGCCTTCCAT GTGGGTCTGCCGGCAAAATCTGGAGTTTCAGGGGCTGTGCTGCTAGTGGTTCCCAATGTCATGGGTATGCTGTGTTGGTCTCCGCCGTTAGATCGGCTTGGAAACAGCGTTCGCGGCATTCACTTCTGTCAG GACCTTGTGTCTCACTTCAACTTCCACAATTACGACAACCTGAGGCACTTCACTAAGAAACACGACCCCAGGAGAGGATCAGATGATGATCCA AACAAGTCAGTGGTGAACTTGATGTTTGCAGCATACAGCGGTGACGTCACTGCTTTGAGGAG GTTTGCCCTTTCAGCTGTGGACATGGAGCAGAGAGACTATGACTCGCGCACAGCTCTCCACGTCGCTGCTGCAGAAG GCCATGAAGACGCTGTGACCTTCCTGACTGAAATATGTAAAGTGAATCCCTACATCAAAGACAG ATGGGGCAACACACCCCTTGATGACGCCATGCAGTTTGGCCATGATGTTGTTGTTTCAGTCCTGCATAAGTACCAGAGCGAGTACACCGACAGCGTCTCACCAAGCAACACCGCAGAGCAGAAGACCACACTGGACACAATGAAGAGTACTCTTTAA
- the gls2a gene encoding glutaminase liver isoform, mitochondrial isoform X1 produces the protein MHCLKSLRTANPGILLLFKNAVISARVGADTSRSQQPALLSNWAASPHTHKAIHQKGPDVDKGHSKNQLMSSMEDLLFYTITDGKEMIPLSVFFSALKKTGLLTSDPRLRDCVHQMRQSTRDSVGPVMMDKKLFRRCVGNNILLLTKAFRKKFIIPNFEEFTHQISRMYESAHQQTRGQVADYIPQLAKFSHELWGVSLCTIDGQRYSVGDTKIPFCLQSCVKPLEYAIAVHELGSDHVHQFVGKEPSGFKFNKLSLNEEDKPHNPMVNAGAIVISSLIKPHSNKAARFDHVMDFLNSMAGTEYVGFSNATFQSERETGDRNYAIGYYLKEKKCFPDNADMTAALDFYFQLCSIEITCESGSVMAATLANGGICPITGDRVLSAEAVRNTLSLMHSCGMYDFSGQFAFHVGLPAKSGVSGAVLLVVPNVMGMLCWSPPLDRLGNSVRGIHFCQDLVSHFNFHNYDNLRHFTKKHDPRRGSDDDPNKSVVNLMFAAYSGDVTALRRFALSAVDMEQRDYDSRTALHVAAAEGHEDAVTFLTEICKVNPYIKDRWGNTPLDDAMQFGHDVVVSVLHKYQSEYTDSVSPSNTAEQKTTLDTMKSTL, from the exons ATGCATTGCCTGAAAAGCCTGAGGACAGCCAACCCGGGAATCCTGCTGCTATTTAAAAATGCAGTCATCTCCGCTAGAGTTGGAGCTGACACGTCCAGAAGTCAGCAACCTGCTCTGTTATCCAACTGGGCCGCATCACCCCACACCCACAAAGCCATTCATCAAAAGGGTCCTGATGTGGACAAGGGGCACTCCAA AAATCAGTTGATGTCCAGTATGGAGGACTTACTTTTCTACACCATCACTGATGGCAAAGAGATGATTCCCCTCTCCGTTTTCTTCTCA GCTTTGAAAAAAACAGGTTTGTTAACTTCAGACCCTCGGCTGCGTGACTGCGTTCATCAGATGCGACAGTCCACACGTGACTCTGTTGGACCAGTcatgatggacaagaagctCTTCAGAAG GTGTGTGGGTAACAACATCCTGTTGTTGACTAAGGCTTTCAGAAAAAAATTTATCATCCCCAACTTTGAAGAGTTTACCCACCAGATCAGTAGGATGTATGAGAGTGCACATCAGCAAACGAGAGGACAG GTAGCTGATTACATTCCTCAGCTGGCTAAGTTCAGCCATGAACTCTGGGGTGTGTCTCTGTGCACAATTGATGGGCAGAG ATACTCAGTGGGTGACACCAAGATTCCTTTTTGCCTGCAGTCGTGTGTGAAGCCTTTGGAGTATGCCATTGCTGTCCACGAGCTTGGTAGTGACCATGTTCACCAATTTGTGGGCAAAGAACCAAGTGGATTCAAGTTCAACAAACTGTCACTAAATGAGGAAG ATAAGCCACACAACCCCATGGTGAATGCCGGAGCTATCGTAATCAGTTCTTTGATTAAG CCTCATTCAAATAAGGCTGCGAGGTTTGACCAT GTGATGGATTTCCTGAATAGCATGGCTGGCACAGAGTATGTGGGATTCAGCAATGCAAC tttCCAGTCAGAGAGGGAGACTGGCGATAGAAATTATGCAATTGGTTATTACCTTAAAGAGAAGAAg TGCTTTCCTGACAATGCAGATATGACTGCAGCTCTTGACTTCTACTTTCAG TTGTGTTCCATAGAGATAACCTGTGAGTCAGGAAGTGTCATGGCTGCTACGCTGGCCAATGGGGGAATTTGCCCAATCACAGGTGACCGCGTGTTAAGTGCCGAAGCCGTGCGCAACACCCTAAGTCTCATGCATTCCTGCGGCATGTACGACTTTTCCGGACAGTTTGCCTTCCAT GTGGGTCTGCCGGCAAAATCTGGAGTTTCAGGGGCTGTGCTGCTAGTGGTTCCCAATGTCATGGGTATGCTGTGTTGGTCTCCGCCGTTAGATCGGCTTGGAAACAGCGTTCGCGGCATTCACTTCTGTCAG GACCTTGTGTCTCACTTCAACTTCCACAATTACGACAACCTGAGGCACTTCACTAAGAAACACGACCCCAGGAGAGGATCAGATGATGATCCA AACAAGTCAGTGGTGAACTTGATGTTTGCAGCATACAGCGGTGACGTCACTGCTTTGAGGAG GTTTGCCCTTTCAGCTGTGGACATGGAGCAGAGAGACTATGACTCGCGCACAGCTCTCCACGTCGCTGCTGCAGAAG GCCATGAAGACGCTGTGACCTTCCTGACTGAAATATGTAAAGTGAATCCCTACATCAAAGACAG ATGGGGCAACACACCCCTTGATGACGCCATGCAGTTTGGCCATGATGTTGTTGTTTCAGTCCTGCATAAGTACCAGAGCGAGTACACCGACAGCGTCTCACCAAGCAACACCGCAGAGCAGAAGACCACACTGGACACAATGAAGAGTACTCTTTAA
- the gls2a gene encoding glutaminase kidney isoform, mitochondrial isoform X4: MHCLKSLRTANPGILLLFKNAVISARVGADTSRSQQPALLSNWAASPHTHKAIHQKGPDVDKGHSKNQLMSSMEDLLFYTITDGKEMIPLSVFFSALKKTGLLTSDPRLRDCVHQMRQSTRDSVGPVMMDKKLFRRCVGNNILLLTKAFRKKFIIPNFEEFTHQISRMYESAHQQTRGQVADYIPQLAKFSHELWGVSLCTIDGQRYSVGDTKIPFCLQSCVKPLEYAIAVHELGSDHVHQFVGKEPSGFKFNKLSLNEEDKPHNPMVNAGAIVISSLIKPHSNKAARFDHVMDFLNSMAGTEYVGFSNATFQSERETGDRNYAIGYYLKEKKCFPDNADMTAALDFYFQLCSIEITCESGSVMAATLANGGICPITGDRVLSAEAVRNTLSLMHSCGMYDFSGQFAFHVGLPAKSGVSGAVLLVVPNVMGMLCWSPPLDRLGNSVRGIHFCQDLVSHFNFHNYDNLRHFTKKHDPRRGSDDDPNKSVVNLMFAAYSGDVTALRRFALSAVDMEQRDYDSRTALHVAAAEGHEDAVTFLTEICKVNPYIKDSPA; encoded by the exons ATGCATTGCCTGAAAAGCCTGAGGACAGCCAACCCGGGAATCCTGCTGCTATTTAAAAATGCAGTCATCTCCGCTAGAGTTGGAGCTGACACGTCCAGAAGTCAGCAACCTGCTCTGTTATCCAACTGGGCCGCATCACCCCACACCCACAAAGCCATTCATCAAAAGGGTCCTGATGTGGACAAGGGGCACTCCAA AAATCAGTTGATGTCCAGTATGGAGGACTTACTTTTCTACACCATCACTGATGGCAAAGAGATGATTCCCCTCTCCGTTTTCTTCTCA GCTTTGAAAAAAACAGGTTTGTTAACTTCAGACCCTCGGCTGCGTGACTGCGTTCATCAGATGCGACAGTCCACACGTGACTCTGTTGGACCAGTcatgatggacaagaagctCTTCAGAAG GTGTGTGGGTAACAACATCCTGTTGTTGACTAAGGCTTTCAGAAAAAAATTTATCATCCCCAACTTTGAAGAGTTTACCCACCAGATCAGTAGGATGTATGAGAGTGCACATCAGCAAACGAGAGGACAG GTAGCTGATTACATTCCTCAGCTGGCTAAGTTCAGCCATGAACTCTGGGGTGTGTCTCTGTGCACAATTGATGGGCAGAG ATACTCAGTGGGTGACACCAAGATTCCTTTTTGCCTGCAGTCGTGTGTGAAGCCTTTGGAGTATGCCATTGCTGTCCACGAGCTTGGTAGTGACCATGTTCACCAATTTGTGGGCAAAGAACCAAGTGGATTCAAGTTCAACAAACTGTCACTAAATGAGGAAG ATAAGCCACACAACCCCATGGTGAATGCCGGAGCTATCGTAATCAGTTCTTTGATTAAG CCTCATTCAAATAAGGCTGCGAGGTTTGACCAT GTGATGGATTTCCTGAATAGCATGGCTGGCACAGAGTATGTGGGATTCAGCAATGCAAC tttCCAGTCAGAGAGGGAGACTGGCGATAGAAATTATGCAATTGGTTATTACCTTAAAGAGAAGAAg TGCTTTCCTGACAATGCAGATATGACTGCAGCTCTTGACTTCTACTTTCAG TTGTGTTCCATAGAGATAACCTGTGAGTCAGGAAGTGTCATGGCTGCTACGCTGGCCAATGGGGGAATTTGCCCAATCACAGGTGACCGCGTGTTAAGTGCCGAAGCCGTGCGCAACACCCTAAGTCTCATGCATTCCTGCGGCATGTACGACTTTTCCGGACAGTTTGCCTTCCAT GTGGGTCTGCCGGCAAAATCTGGAGTTTCAGGGGCTGTGCTGCTAGTGGTTCCCAATGTCATGGGTATGCTGTGTTGGTCTCCGCCGTTAGATCGGCTTGGAAACAGCGTTCGCGGCATTCACTTCTGTCAG GACCTTGTGTCTCACTTCAACTTCCACAATTACGACAACCTGAGGCACTTCACTAAGAAACACGACCCCAGGAGAGGATCAGATGATGATCCA AACAAGTCAGTGGTGAACTTGATGTTTGCAGCATACAGCGGTGACGTCACTGCTTTGAGGAG GTTTGCCCTTTCAGCTGTGGACATGGAGCAGAGAGACTATGACTCGCGCACAGCTCTCCACGTCGCTGCTGCAGAAG GCCATGAAGACGCTGTGACCTTCCTGACTGAAATATGTAAAGTGAATCCCTACATCAAAGACAG TCCTGCATAA